The genome window GTAAATATGTTTGGATTTTGGTCCGTTGGTAGAATTTTTGAATATATAGCTGGCTCTAAAAATTTAATTATTTTATATTTTATTGCAGGAATTACCGGAAATATATGCAGTTTTGCTTTTATACCAAGTACATCAGTTGGAGCTTCAAGTAGTTTATTTGGTATACTATTTTGCCTTTACGTTATTCAAAAATACGAAGAAAAAATTTCTGCTCAATTAAAACACCAAAGAACAGGAATGCAACTTGGAAACATTATTCTCATAAATATCATTTTAAATATAGGATTTGGAATTTTTTCTACTATTTTTGATTGGGCTGCACACTTAGGAGGGTCAATTGCAGGAATATTATTTGGCTTTGCTTTAACAACTAAGCACAATTGGAATTTAAAAATTATTCTATCAGAAAAAAACAATTCTATTGTAAAAAAGAAATTTTTTGATAACTATTATATCTACTTTATAGCAATTTTTGTAGTTGATATTTTATTTTTATTATCATTTTTTAATATAAAAAATTACCAAATAGTGTATGGTGAAGCTCTAAAAAAAGCTGCAAAAAATAATACTACTTATCTAAGGTATAGTGATTTATCTCAATATGAGTTTATTTTAGCAATTCAAAATAAAGAAACAAATCCACAAAATATTCTCCAAGATGCCTTATTTCTTCATGACAAGAATATCTTTTTTTCTGCGATTAAAATTTATGAAGTTTTATTACTTATGATTGAAAATAATTTTTATTCACCAAAGTTCAGTAACCCAGAAAATAAAAGATTAATTACAGAATCATTAAATTTAGCAAAATCAAAAAAACCTCTGCCAAAGGAATTAGTTGAAAAAATTAGTAATATTTCCAAAATTACCTCTGATATATGCTCTAAACCAGCTGCTCTTTTTATGACTTTGGGTTACTTTGATATTTCAGGATCACTATATGAATGTGCTCTTGGTTTAGATTTATCTGAGAATACTTTTGCCGTAAAATCAGTTGAATCTTTTTACTTAGCAAACGATAAAAATAAAATAAATGAAATACTTTCTTTAGTTGTTCATATAGAAGATGAAGCAAAAAAGCAGAAGTAAAATTTTACTTCTGCTTAGTCAATTGTAAAAACACTAAATTTGATTACATTATCAGGAAATGTTTATTCTTCCGCGTATAAGTTTTGTGAAAATTTAGTTGCCTTATGGTTTTGCTTTTTTTCATGACTTTTTTTCATTTGCTCTACTGCTTTCTTTGCACATTGATGAATACTATTGTACATGTCAGAAGATTTTACTGTTACATTACCATTAAAACTGCCATCTGACCAAATTAAATGGGAAATTTGTTCTTCTCTTTGGATTGATAAAGTCCATTTAGTAGTAATATTATTTAAAGCAATAGGATGCAATTTATCTTTTGTTTCCACTTCACAAGCATCTTTTAATGCATTAGTTAATTCAAAACCATCTGCTGCAACTTGAATTGACATAGGTACTCCTTTATTCAACGAAGTCTACAGGACATTAACATAAATTGTATTTTAATGCTACTATTTTTAAGTAAAATGGGTGGGTATTTTTTGAGCAATTAATAAAGGAATTTGGCAAGCTTCCTCAATCGCAGCAGTTTTACTACCTAAAAAAAATCTTTTCAATGCACTACCAGCACTTGCTCCTATGATTAGCAAATTTCGATCAGAATTTTTACTAATATAATTCAATATTTCATCGCCAACCCGACCAAAATCCATATAAGTTGTTACATTACTATTTTTAATTTCACTTTTTACTCTTTCATAAACTTGATTTAACTGAATTTGTTTTTGATTTTTTATTTCTTCAATAGTTTCCTTTTGTACTTGAGAAGGGACATAATCAATTGGAAAAATATGTGAAACATTTAAATCAAAATGTAGGTTTAATGTGTCAATAATATGCAGAATTGTTAAATCTGTTTTAAGTTTATCTGTTATTTCAGTAGCATATTTTTCTGCTAAGAAACTATCTTCTGTTAGTGAACTTGCAAACGTTATTATTTTAGGTGTCCAATTTATCCAATTCTCGCCTTCAGGTACAAGCAAAGTCGAGACATGACATTCATCACAAATTTCAATGGCAGGAGCCCCAAATAATATTCTTTCCCAAAAATTGTACTGCTGCTTAACAACAATCACCAAATCGTAATTATAGTGTTTTTCCTCTACAGCATCTATTGTTGCTGTTACCTCATTATCTAGTTTAATTTCAAAAAGAATATTATCTGGTATTGCTAGATTAAATATTTTTCCTAACCCCTTAAAATGATCTATAGTTTCTAATTTTTTTTGTTCTATAAATCTTATATAATCTTCCGTATGTGGGTACTCTGGTTGTGGTTGAATTACATTTTCATCAAAGTAATTATTTGGAACATGTGCATAATATTCACCGCAGCTTAGAACAGTTAATTCTGCTTGAAAAACATTAGCAAATCTTAAAGCTATAACTTCAGCATTTTTTGCGACATCAGATAAATCAGTGACGCATAATATTTTTTTAATCATTTGCATGAAATAATCCCCTTTGATATTTCATTTTCCTTAGAATTTTAATTTATTTGCTTCTTTAACTCTACCACTCG of Pigmentibacter sp. JX0631 contains these proteins:
- a CDS encoding rhomboid family intramembrane serine protease; this translates as MFGFWSVGRIFEYIAGSKNLIILYFIAGITGNICSFAFIPSTSVGASSSLFGILFCLYVIQKYEEKISAQLKHQRTGMQLGNIILINIILNIGFGIFSTIFDWAAHLGGSIAGILFGFALTTKHNWNLKIILSEKNNSIVKKKFFDNYYIYFIAIFVVDILFLLSFFNIKNYQIVYGEALKKAAKNNTTYLRYSDLSQYEFILAIQNKETNPQNILQDALFLHDKNIFFSAIKIYEVLLLMIENNFYSPKFSNPENKRLITESLNLAKSKKPLPKELVEKISNISKITSDICSKPAALFMTLGYFDISGSLYECALGLDLSENTFAVKSVESFYLANDKNKINEILSLVVHIEDEAKKQK
- a CDS encoding HPF/RaiA family ribosome-associated protein; the protein is MSIQVAADGFELTNALKDACEVETKDKLHPIALNNITTKWTLSIQREEQISHLIWSDGSFNGNVTVKSSDMYNSIHQCAKKAVEQMKKSHEKKQNHKATKFSQNLYAEE
- a CDS encoding universal stress protein; amino-acid sequence: MQMIKKILCVTDLSDVAKNAEVIALRFANVFQAELTVLSCGEYYAHVPNNYFDENVIQPQPEYPHTEDYIRFIEQKKLETIDHFKGLGKIFNLAIPDNILFEIKLDNEVTATIDAVEEKHYNYDLVIVVKQQYNFWERILFGAPAIEICDECHVSTLLVPEGENWINWTPKIITFASSLTEDSFLAEKYATEITDKLKTDLTILHIIDTLNLHFDLNVSHIFPIDYVPSQVQKETIEEIKNQKQIQLNQVYERVKSEIKNSNVTTYMDFGRVGDEILNYISKNSDRNLLIIGASAGSALKRFFLGSKTAAIEEACQIPLLIAQKIPTHFT